In Colletotrichum higginsianum IMI 349063 chromosome 3, whole genome shotgun sequence, a genomic segment contains:
- a CDS encoding WD repeat domain-containing protein, whose amino-acid sequence MPSTMPHSENDGPLVKRQKLTVVSKSATATRQSSRIFAPFRTVGLVSPTNVPFTSIPLGKTTFQITTSVGRALQTYDLKRGLNLVFVTRPQTPADITATLAWKEKVFAAWGDARKGERQGIWAFKRGKKVEELEIPGDLDEPIQQILIFGSWIVGCAVTRLEVWKSATLEHYTTLHTMAGKKGANEITGGVTNMPTYLNKICVGRKDGWVEIWNVSTGKLIYTILPPTPDCGAVTCMQPTTALSLLAIAYANGTLVIQNILTDKPIVLLKAGHDDEPVTSISFRSDGMGAGHDGRKDGVMATATAATGDVTFWDLNNGGRVMGVLRSAHNPPSGNGPLVRGGISKIEFLSGQPVVVTSGRDNSLKTWIFDESPFSAIPRILHQRSGHAAPVKCLQFLPSDFEGADAGNKWLLSGGQDRSLWGWSMRRDGQSTELSQGNIRKMAKKTGILSTKALARGPTTTLEDLKAPEITCIASSLNRDGGIGAIPGNHPIWQKHGNTKKQLDAEVSGSTGWESVVTAHKNDAYARTWFWGRKKAGRWAFPTGDGSHVSTIAMSPCGTFALVGSVEGGLDMYNLQSGLHRQRFPSKLTPAQARAMKMQQLRQADNVVQLHTERDSHFAPGTGRHTKAITGIVVDSMNKNVITCSLDGKIKFWDFLTGNLVHQINWAPMTAITGCRYHAANDLMAFSCDDNSIRVVDLETKRTIREFWGCQGAINDFCFSNDGRWVIAASQDCVVRVWDLPTSHLIDAIRLEKACTALAMSSTGEYLAATMENELGVAIWTNKSLFTHVPTRQVSDKEAALLTGPTTSGEGGEGMLEAAFNEDEADGEDETVVAPTVDQLSAELTTLSLVPKSRWQTLLHLDLIKQRNKPTEAPKAPEKAPFFLPSVGSGKQPQQSSLSLLEGTAAAATEAEAATSESKSRITKLERGRMQEAFTSKLNDGAISGDFDDFINHLKSLSPSTADLELRSLSPEDDGLLRFVRALTSRLASRRDYELVQAWMTVFLRLHFDLVMGDAQLLEALGEWKTLQEREAGRLDDLVGYCSGVVGFLRSPRT is encoded by the exons ATGCCTTCCACAATGCCTCATTCGGAGAACGACGGGCCGCTGGTCAAGCGCCAGAAGCTCACTGTCGTTTCCAAGTCTGCGACTGCCACGCGCCAGTCCTCCCGCATCTTCGCACCCTTCCGA ACTGTTGGTCTCGTCTCCCCCACGAACGTTCCTTTCACATCAATCCCCCTTGGAAAGACGACGTTCCAGATTACGACTTCTGTTGGAAGAGCTCTGCAAACCTACGATCTGAAGCGGGgcctcaacctcgtcttcgtcacccGTCCCCAGACGCCCGCCGACATCACCGCGACGCTCGCGTGGAAAGAGAAGGTTTTCGCAGCATGGGGCGACGCAAGGAAGGGCGAGAGGCAGGGTATCTGGGCTTTCAAGCGCGGAaagaaggtcgaggagctcgagatcCCCGGagacctcgacgagcccaTCCAGCAGATCCTGATCTTCGGGTCGTGGATCGTAGGATGCGCCGTGACGAGACTCGAAGTATGGAAGTCGGCCACCCTGGAGCACTACACCACGCTTCACACCATGGCTGGCAAGAAGGGCGCCAATGAGATTACCGGCGGTGTCACGAACATGCCCACCTACCTCAACAAGATCTGCGTCGGTCGCAAGGACGGCTGGGTCGAAATCTGGAACGTCAGCACCGGCAAGCTCATCTACACCATTCTCCCGCCGACCCCCGACTGTGGCGCTGTCACATGCATGCAGCCTACTACTGCGCTCTCTCTGCTGGCCATCGCCTacgccaacggcaccctGGTCATCCAGAACATCCTGACCGACAAGCCAATCGTGCTGCTGAAGGCTGGCCACGACGATGAGCCCGTCACGTCCATCTCTTTCAGATCCGACGGGATGGGGGCCGGTCATGACGGCCGGAAAGACGGTGTCATGGCGACCGCCACCGCTGCAACTGGAGACGTTACATTCTGGGACCTCAACAACGGAGGCAGGGTCATGGGTGTTCTGCGCAGTGCGCACAACCCTCCATCCGGAAACGGCCCTCTGGTGCGGGGTGGTATCAGCAAGATCGAGTTCTTGTCGGGCCAACCCGTCGTTGTCACCAGCGGACGCGACAACTCGTTGAAGACGTGGATCTTTGACGAGAGTCCCTTCTCGGCGATCCCGCGTATCCTGCACCAGCGCAGCGGAcacgccgcccccgtcaAGTGCCTGCAGTTCCTGCCCTCCGACTTCGAAGGTGCCGATGCGGGTAACAAGTGGCTGCTCAGTGGTGGCCAGGACCGCAGTCTCTGGGGCTGGAGTATGCGACGTGACGGCCAGAGCACCGAGCTCAGCCAAGGAAACATCCGcaagatggccaagaagacGGGCATTCTGTCCACCAAGGCTCTCGCGCGCGGCCCTACGACGACTCTGGAAGACCTGAAGGCCCCCGAGATCACGTGCATTGCCAGCTCCCTGaaccgcgacggcggcatcggcgccatACCCGGCAACCACCCCATCTGGCAGAAGCACGGCAACACCAAGAAGCAGCTGGACGCCGAGGTCAGCGGGTCGACGGGCTGGGAGAGCGTCGTGACAGCACACAAGAACGACGCGTACGCCCGCACGTGGTTCTGGGGTCGGAAGAAGGCGGGTCGATGGGCGTTCCCGACCGGCGACGGCTCCCACGTCTCGACGATCGCCATGAGCCCCTGCGGCACgttcgccctcgtcggctccgtcgagggcggcctcgacatGTACAACCTGCAGTCCGGCCTCCACCGCCAGCGGTTCCCCTCCAAGCTCACTCCGGCAcaggcgagggcgatgaagatGCAGCAGCTGAGGCAGGCCGACAACGTCGTGCAGCTGCACACGGAGAGGGACAGCCACTTCGCGCCGGGCACGGGCAGGCACACGAAGGCGATCACGGGCATCGTGGTGGACTCGATGAACAAGAACGTCATCACGTGCTCCCTggacggcaagatcaagTTCTGGGACTTCCTCACGGGCAACCTCGTGCACCAGATCAActgggcgccgatgacggcgatcACGGGCTGCAGATACCACGCGGCCAACGACCTGATGGCGTTTTCGTGCGACGACAACTCGATCCGCGTCGTGGATCtcgagacgaagaggacgatcAGAGAGTTCTGGGGTTGTCAGGGGGCCATCAACGACTTCTGCTTCTCCAACGACGGCCGGTGGGTCATCGCTGCGTCGCAGGACTGCGTCGTCAGGGTATGGGACCTGCCGACGAGCCacctcatcgacgccatccgGCTCGAGAAGGCGTGCACGGCGCTGGCCATGTCGTCGACCGGCGAGTAcctggcggcgacgatggagaaCGAGCTCGGCGTGGCCATCTGGACCAACAAGTCCCTCTTCACGCACGTGCCAACGCGACAGGTGTCGGAcaaggaggcggcgctgctCACGGGCCCGACAACGTcgggcgaaggcggcgagggcatgctcgaggcggccttcaacgaggacgaggcggacggcgaggacgagacggtggtggcgccgacggtggaCCAGCTCAGCGCGGAGCTGACGACGCTGTCGCTGGTCCCCAAGAGCCGTTGGCAGACGCTCCTCCACCTGGACCTCATCAAGCAGCGCAACAAGCCGACAGAGGCGCCCAAGGCCCCGGAGAAGGCGCCCTTTTTCCTGCCGTCGGTCGGTTCCGGCAAGCAGCCGCAGCAGTCGAGCCTGAGCCTGCTCGAGGgcacagcggcggcggcgaccgaggccgaagccgccaCCTCGGAGTCCAAGTCCCGCATCACGAAGCTCGAACGCGGCCGGATGCAGGAGGCGTTCACCAGCAAGCTCAACGACGGTGCCATCTCGGGAGACT TCGACGACTTCATCAACCACCTCAAgtccctctccccctcgacggcggaCCTCGAGCTCCGGTCCCTCTCGCCCGAGGATGACGGGCTCCTGCGGTTCGTCCGGGCGCTGACGAGCCGGCTCGCCTCGCGACGCGACTACGAGCTCGTGCAGGCGTGGATGACGGTGTTCCTCCGGCTGCACTTCGACCTCGTCATGGGAGACGCGCAGCTGCTCGAGGCGCTGGGCGAGTGGAAGACGCTGCAGGAGCGCGAGGCCGGgcggctcgacgacctggtGGGCTACTGCAGCGGTGTCGTCGGCTTCCTGCGGAGTCCCAGGACGTGA
- a CDS encoding Major facilitator superfamily transporter translates to MAPTNDSKRSSIDVKVGVELEEAAPVRDPLIERYELIRDKSPEELKALSKAVVSKLDWRFLPMVCAMLMMNYLDRINVSNARLAGMQEDLHMSDTMWSAGISMFYVGYIISQVPANVIIAKGKPRILLPCCMLGWSAVTICMPAVTAGWGFLLCRFIVGVTEGPFVPAVSLMTSSWYTKHESPLRMGIWHAGNTISQAISGLLAAGVLQNMDNIAGLAAWQWFLLLEGTLSLAGLPLQMRLSTYLRRLNVTSGIVSILVALVSFWFIPNFPESTGTYFFTAAESQMAQYRQEVSAGGRSEDDEGDYWGGVWMALKDPFTYFFSAIHFFLIIAQSYKDFFPSILATLGFDQTTTYLIQAPPPIIAFLVTLAVSWSSGRMLEHGYHIIVPMLLTLVGCVVMITTLNVGARYFCMILLVTGPFVGLNLQISWETTVVPRPRTKRAALIAIANCVSSVSHWFTPYFFLRNQEPYYQTGGGAIITGCGLTVIFVLITKWYCRKKNKELEEQERLAGEPKGWRFAS, encoded by the exons ATGGCACCCACCAACGACTCAAAACGCTCGTCTATCGACGTCAAAGTCGGAGTCGAGTTGGAAGAAGCCGCTCCTGTCCGCGACCCTCTCATCGAACGATATGAACTCATCCGGGATAAGTCGcccgaggagctcaaggccCTCAGCAAAGCGGTCGTTTCGAAACTCGACTGGAGGTTTTTGCCCATGGTATGCGCCATGCTCATGATGAA CTACCTCGACCGTATCAACGTCTCCAACGCCCGGCTGGCTGGTATGCAGGAAGACCTGCACATGTCCGACACGATGTGGTCGGCCGGAATATCCATGTTCTATGTTGGGTACATCATCTCGCAGGTCCCTGCCAACGTCATCATCGCTAAGGGCAAGCCGCGCATCTTGCTCCCGTGCTGCATGCTGGGGTGGTCTGCCGTGACCATCTGCATgcccgccgtcaccgccggcTGGGGCTTCCTTCTCTGCCGATTCATCGTGGGCGTCACGGAAGGGCCGTTCGTGCCCGCCGTGTCCCTCATGACCTCGTCGTGGTATACGAAGCACGAGTCCCCTCTTCGGATGGGGATTTGGCACGCCGGCAACACCATTTCGCAGGCGATTTCCGgtctcctcgccgccggcgtcctccAGAACATGGATAACATAGCCGGCTTGGCGGCCTGGCAGTGGTTTCTTTTGCTCGAAGGTACGTTGTCGCTGGCTGGCTTGCCGCTGCAGATGCGGTTGTCAACTTATCTCAGACGGCTAAACGTGACTTCAGGCATTGTTAGCATACTGGTGGCTCTTGTCAGCTTCTGGTTTATCCCAAACTTTCCCGAATCGACCGGCACGTACTTCTTTACTGCCGCGGAGTCACAGATGGCTCAGTACAGACAGGAAGTGTCGGCGGGTGGCCGATCCGAGGACGATGAAGGAGACTACTGGGGAGGTGTATGGATGGCTCTCAAGGACCCGTTCACCTACTTCTTCTCGGCTATCCATttcttcctcatcatcgcACAGTCTTACAAGGACTTCTTCCCATCG ATCCTCGCTACACTTGGCTTCGATCAAACCACCACGTACCTCATCCAGGCTCCGCCACCCATCATTGCTTTTCTAGTTACGTTGGCGGTGTCTTGGTCTTCCGGACGCATGCTGGAGCATGGATACCACATCATAGTCCCCATGCTGCTCACTCTCGTGGGCTGTGTGGTCATGATCACGACTCTCAACGTCGGTGCTCGCTACTTCTGCATGATTCTGTTGGTCACTGGCCCTTTCGTTGGTCTCAAT CTCCAAATCTCCTGGGAGACCACGGTGGTGCCCCGCCCGCGTACCAAGCGAGCGGCTCTGATTGCCATTGCCAATTGTGTATCTTCGGTTTCCCATTGGTTCACGCCATACTTCTTCCTGCGCAACCAAGAACCATATTATCAGACCGGCGGCGGAGCCATTATTACTGGTTGCGGCTTGACGGTCATCTTTGTTCTGATCACGAAGTGGTACTGTcgcaagaagaacaaggagttggaggagcaggagaggCTTGCGGGCGAGCCCAAGGGATGGAGATTCGCTTCGTGA
- a CDS encoding Rhamnogalacturonate lyase, with protein MSDTYASTGQVLEQYWFLREGETGLHMFSRVAYYNEEKPFLRNLQELRTLFRPNDPMWTHLLTNPTQYAPLPSKDAVAKQVVVQDATWYLGNTPDDPYVQQEADWFTKYTFQDTWRDIDAYGMYADGSNTADGSAYGAWMVFNTRDTYFGGPLHSDLTVDGIVYNYISSNHHGDQTPNITNGFDRTFGPQYYHFNKGPAGTSILDLHADAAKLADPEWNADFYDDIAHLVPGYVPSAKRTTWKLHVDLPAGASKPIAVLAQNGIDFQDNVFDTKAYQYWSDIDAQGYATIPRVKEGTYRLTIYADGIFGQYIKDDVQVVAGKVQTTHARWREETAGNEVFRIGTPDKSSGEYRHGYARDETKPLRPEEYRIYWARYDFPDEFPEGVRFRVGESDPATDLNYVHWAVFGGKGNSIRTDMYLGDGNVNNWTLVFDLAEAQVRQKRYATFTVQLAGAKTAAGNTDVFNASEPHSNLRYTVNVNGKDLEPWVIPYHQSSSCAVRSSVICYNIANKFVFDSKLLKAGENEIVLSLPYGAKNYESAVLTEAIYVQYDALRLEIK; from the coding sequence ATGTCCGACACGTACGCCTCGACCggccaggtcctcgagcAGTACTGGTTCCTCCGCGAGGGCGAGACGGGCCTGCACATGTTCAGCCGCGTCGCCTACTACAACGAGGAGAAGCCCTTCTTGCGCAACCTGCAGGAGCTGCGCACCCTCTTCCGCCCCAACGACCCCATGTGGACGCACCTCCTGACGAACCCGACCCAGTACGCGCCCCTGCCCtccaaggacgccgtcgccaagcaggtcgtcgtccaggacGCCACCTGGTACCTCGGCAACACCCCCGACGACCCCTACGTCCAGCAGGAGGCCGACTGGTTCACAAAGTACACATTCCAGGACACCTGGCGCGACATCGACGCCTACGGCATGTACGCCGACGGCTCCAacaccgccgacggctccgCCTACGGCGCCTGGATGGTCTTCAACACCCGTGACACCTACTTCGGCGGCCCGCTGCACTCGGACCTGaccgtcgacggcatcgtctACAACTACATCTCGTCCAACCACCACGGCGACCAGAcccccaacatcaccaacgGCTTCGACCGCACCTTCGGCCCCCAGTACTACCACTTCAACAAGGGCCCCGCCGGCACCTCCATCCTCGACCtccacgccgacgccgccaagctTGCCGACCCGGAGTGGAACGCCGACTTCTACGACGACATCGCCCACCTCGTCCCCGGCTACGTGCCCTCGGCCAAGCGCACCACCTGGAAGCTGCACGTCGACCTGCCCGCGGGCGCCTCCAAGCCCATCGCCGTGCTCGCCCAGAACGGCATCGACTTCCAGGACAACGTCTTCGACACCAAGGCCTACCAGTACTGGTCCGACATCGACGCCCAGGGCTACGCCACGATCCCGCGCGTCAAGGAGGGCACCTACCGCCTGACCATCtacgccgacggcatcttCGGCCAGTACATCAAGGACGACGTCcaggtcgtcgccggcaaGGTGCAGACGACGCACGCGCGCTGGCGCGAGGAGACGGCCGGCAACGAGGTCTTCCGCATCGGCACGCCCGACAAGTCGTCGGGCGAGTACCGCCACGGCTACGCCCGGGACGAGACCAAGCCGCTGCGGCCCGAGGAGTACCGCATCTACTGGGCACGCTACGACTTCCCCGACGAGTTCCCCGAGGGTGTGCGCTTCCGCGTCGGCGAGAGCGACCCGGCCACGGACCTCAACTACGTCCACTgggccgtcttcggcggcaagggcaacTCGATCCGCACCGACATgtacctcggcgacggcaacgtcaacaactggaccctcgtcttcgacctcgccgaggcccaggtGCGCCAGAAGCGCTACGCCACCTTCACCGTCCAGCTCGCCGGTGCCAAGACGGCCGCCGGCAACACGGACGTCTTCAACGCCAGCGAGCCGCACTCCAACCTCCGCTACACCGTCAACGTCAACGGAAAGGACCTTGAGCCCTGGGTCATCCCCTACCACCAAAGCAGCTCGTGCGCCGTGCGGTCGTCCGTCATCTGCTacaacatcgccaacaagTTCGTCTTCGACTCCAAGCtcctcaaggccggcgagaacGAGATCGTCCTGAGCCTGCCGTACGGCGCCAAGAACTACGAGAGCGCCGTGCTCACCGAAGCCATCTACGTGCAGTACGACGCGCTGCGGTTGGAGATCAAGTAG
- a CDS encoding D-3-phosphoglycerate dehydrogenase: protein MAPSAVSDFPNVSSPGTKPTVYVLDSFQPEVIAFCQENFNVILPGQPKHARWKDAQFLLIRSSRLTAEDIADCPNLLAIGKQGVGIDKIDAEACSSRGIKIFNTPGVNARAVAELVLTLTTAVARQVGVIARQQNSGVVVPKEKCSGLILHRKTVGILGMGNIGKSVAQIFRGAFEADVVAYDPYLPSKAWSDVPHHRAQSVEEVLSTSDVVTVHMPLTPATRDLIGYDQLKSMKRTAIVINTARGGIVNEDGLQRALEEGLIWGAGLDCHQQEPPSRERYGALWEAGAVSTPHIGAATRETQVQTGMAAAVRLLEYATARVN from the coding sequence ATGGCGCCATCGGCAGTGTCTGACTTTCCCAATGTCAGTTCTCCTGGCACGAAGCCGACTGTCTATGTTCTGGACTCGTTCCAGCCCGAAGTCATTGCCTTTTGCCAAGAGAACTTCAACGTCATCCTGCCGGGACAACCCAAGCATGCGAGATGGAAGGATGCCCAGTTCCTCTTGATCAGGTCGTCGCGCCTGACGGCGGAAGACATCGCGGATTGCCCCAATCTCCTGGCCATCGGCAAGCagggcgtcggcatcgacaaGATTGACGCCGAGGCCTGCTCGTCCCGCGGCATCAAGATCTTCAACACCCCCGGCGTCAACGCCcgggccgtcgccgagctggtaCTCACGCTGACGACGGCCGTCGCGCGCCAGGTGGGCGTCATCGCCAGACAGCAGAACTCGGGCGTTGTCGTGCCCAAAGAGAAGTGCTCCGGCCTCATCCTGCACCGGAAGACGGTCGGGATCCTCGGCATGGGCAACATCGGGAAGTCGGTGGCGCAAATCTTCCGCGGGGCGTTCGAGGCGGACGTCGTCGCATACGACCCGTACCTGCCGTCCAAGGCCTGGAGCGACGTCCCTCACCACCGCGCCCAGTCGGTCGAGGAGGTGCTGTCGACGTCGGACGTTGTCACGGTCCACATGCCgctgacgccggcgacgcgcgACCTGATCGGATACGACCAGCTCAAGAGCATGAAACGGaccgccatcgtcatcaacaCGGCCCGTGGGGGCATCGTCAACGAAGACGGGTTGCAACGCGCCTTGGAGGAGGGCCTCATATGGGGCGCTGGCTTGGACTGCCACCAGCAAGAGCCTCCGAGCCGGGAGAGGTACGGGGCGTTGTGGGAAGCCGGGGCGGTCAGCACTCCCCACATCGGCGCGGCGACAAGGGAGACACAGGTCCAGACCGgaatggcggcggccgtgcGATTGTTGGAGTATGCCACCGCTAGGGTGAACTAG
- a CDS encoding Glycosyl hydrolase has protein sequence MVANIGGLAARAVFLISTRPLAQRADAATYTSNAVDAIRTLQTSWYDVGTGLWDNAWWNSANAFTTLADFADLNRDAANELNLGGVLKNTFDQAQKATATAAKSISALDLVTTSYAITKRENPLPLEARQFSAQGFPNFINEYYDDEGWWALGLIRAYDITRDQDYLDMAVRIFADMKTGGNTTCDGGIYWSKDRKYVNAIANELYLSVAASLANRITSDKASYLNIATSQWAWFKASGMINDEGTINDGLDGDCQNNGANVWSYNQGVVLGALVELSRATGDKSVLTDASNIAKAAIKRLADNNGILHDTCEPNCGSDGNQFKGIFVRNLRYLHAVAPQNDFKTFLLKNADSNWSKNRDGKGKLGVVWSGPVQGVSGPTHSSALDSIVAAIAVA, from the coding sequence ATGGTCGCCAACATCGGAGGCCTCGCTGCCCGTGCAGTCTTCCTCATTTCGACTCGCCCCCTCGCCCAGAGAGCGGACGCCGCGACTTACACCAgcaacgccgtcgacgccattCGCACCCTCCAGACCTCGTGGTATGATGTCGGCACCGGTCTTTGGGACAACGCGTGGTGGAACAGCGCCAACGCATTCACGACGCTCGCCGACTTTGCCGACCTGAACCGTGATGCCGCCAACGAACTCAACCTCGGAGGCGTTCTGAAAAACACCTTTGACCAAGCCCAGaaggccacggccacggccgccaaGTCCATCAgcgccctcgacctcgtcacgACTTCCTATGCCATCACCAAGCGCGAAAACCCGCTGCCCCTCGAGGCCCGTCAGTTCAGCGCCCAGGGCTTTCCCAACTTCATCAACGAGTATTACGATGACGAGGGCTGGTGGGCGCTCGGCCTGATCAGAGCCTACGACATCACCAGGGACCAGGACTACCTCGACATGGCTGTGCGCATCTTTGCCGACATGAAGACGGGCGGCAACACCACctgcgacggcggcatctaCTGGAGCAAGGACCGCAAGTATGTgaacgccatcgccaacgagcTCTACCtcagcgtcgccgcctcgcTTGCCAACCGCATAACCAGCGACAAGGCCAGCTACCTCAACATCGCGACGTCCCAGTGGGCTTGGTTCAAGGCCAGCGGCATGATCAACGACGAGGGCACCATCaatgacggcctcgacggcgactgCCAGAACAACGGCGCCAACGTGTGGTCCTATAACCAAGGTGTCgttctcggcgccctcgtcgagctgaGCCGCGCCACTGGCGACAAGTCGGTCCTGACCGATGCCTCCAacatcgccaaggccgccatcaAGCGGCTGGCCGACAACAACGGCATCCTCCACGATACGTGCGAGCCCAACTGCGGCTCCGATGGCAACCAGTTCAAGGGCATCTTTGTTCGCAACCTGCGGTACCTGCACGCCGTGGCGCCCCAGAACGACTTCAAGACCTTCCTCCTCAAGAACGCAGATAGCAACTGGTCCAAGAACCGTGATGGTAAAGGAAAGCTCGGTGTAGTTTGGTCAGGCCCTGTACAGGGTGTTTCCGGACCGACTCACAGTTCAGCACTAGACTCTATTGTTGCCGCGATTGCCGTCGCGTAA
- a CDS encoding Flavin-binding monooxygenase, translated as MSSASSGREPSNSVGTPDVSSETPRTRPIACVRCWKRKQKVSSSPSSPFEGTDFGASRPAPYHNFPPIDCSLLIVDSYVESLKKRVAELKHNVQSSSRKRARTENHRAESSADGPLLAEPVSTRAQDAVSVVSSHASARTATRRGHEDSSVRATMGAIGFLSRSAMAEPRGQSDELPRKFSLGEIISGALAIDGRDPSKASPAPKTPTIDGHLLPLTHDATSSHLRRFLDSIVFLPYLDEASLLEQYDIVVANNDRPDRGGRINPLHFFNVHMALAIGILMSPDSAHLSMLSSGYHAVAANQVHSILRSEVSLEHVHCMVMLLLYSLLSSTGGSAWHLLGLTVKTCISLGLHREPDAHADLTMAEANKRRWLFWTVYSLDRSLSIAMDRPFSIQDDDISVQVPPEEEDAAVPVQHISRKLHLSRYSPAAVLSGLGPAGLADTPGRRGQRYIALERP; from the exons ATGAGTTCAGCTTCGTCGGGTCGTGAGCCGTCCAACTCTGTTGGAACCCCTGACGTCTCCTCTGAGACGCCGAGAACTCGACCAATAGCCTGCGTACGATGCTGGAAACGAAAACAAAAGGTTTCCTCGAGCCCTTCAAGCCCTTTCGAG GGTACGGACTTTGGTGCTTCTCGCCCCGCACCCTATCACAACTTCCCGCCCATCGATTGCTCCCTGCTGATCGTTGACAGTTACGTCGAGTCCTTGAAAAAGCGCGTCGCCGAACTCAAGCACAATGTCCAATCCTCTTCGAGGAAACGAGCCCGCACAGAAAACCACAGGGCCGAGTCGTCGGCAGATGGACCTTTACTCGCGGAACCGGTCAGCACCCGTGCCCAGGACGCCGTCTCTGTGGTCTCGAGCCACGCCTCTGCCCGGACCGCCACCAGACGGGGCCACGAAGACTCATCTGTGAGGGCCACTATGGGCGCCATCGGCTTCTTGTCACGCAGTGCCATGGCCGAACCGCGTGGCCAGTCGGACGAATTGCCTCGGAAGTTTTCTCTCGGTGAGATCATCTCCGGGGCACTGGCCATCGATGGACGCGATCCATCAAAGGCTTCTCCTGCGCCAAAGACACCCACTATAGATGGTCACCTATTGCCGCTCACTCACGATGCAACCAGTAGCCACTTGCGGCGTTTCTTGGACAGCATTGTATTTCTGCCCTATCTCGATGAGGCAAGCCTTCTCGAACAGTACGACATTGTTGTCGCCAATAACGACCGACCTGACCGTGGTGGGCGCATCAACCCTCTTCACTTCTTTAACGTTCATATGGCTTTGGCTATTGGTATTCTGATGTCCCCCGATTCCGCCCATCTGTCGATGCTCAGCTCTGGGTATCACGCTGTTGCCGCCAATCAGGTGCACTCCATTTTGCGCTCCGAGGTGTCCCTCGAGCATGTCCACTGCATGGTCATGCTTTTACTGTACTCGCTCTTGAGCTCCACGGGAGGCTCGGCTTGGCATCTTCTTGGCCTCACAGTGAAGACGTGCATCTCACTTGGTCTGCATCGAGAACCTGATGCCCATGCCGACTTGACCATGGCTGAGGCGAACAAACGAAGATGGCTGTTTTGGACTGTGTACTCGCTCGACCG CTCTTTAAGCATAGCTATGGACCGTCCTTTCAGCAtccaagacgacgacattTCAGTCCAG GTACCCccagaggaagaggatgcAGCAGTTCCCGTTCAGCACATCTCAAGAAAACTTCATCTGAGCCG ATATTCTCCAGCAGCTGTCTTGTCGGGCCTTGGTCCGGCTGGTCTCGCCGATACACCAGGCAGAAGGGGGCAGAGATATATTGCTCTGGAACGCCCATGA
- a CDS encoding HpcH/HpaI aldolase yields MSISIPHSLREKLLRNEVASTLSVKLVKSVELPMMAKTAGFDGILVDMEHSSFDLETTSQLCIAALYAGISPIVRAPSKDPFFVSRILDGGALGVIVPHIRSVQDARDVVSAAKFQPVGTRSSTNGLPHFQFRTIPAKVSNPVTNDATLVIPMIETLEALELVEEIAAVEGVDSLLIGTNDLTAEMGIPGDYENPRVTEAYQRTIDACNRHGKWVGVGGLHSRLDLVEKFCQMGARWVMAATDGPLLIAGATKRASEMASLSARATGAKTNGAS; encoded by the coding sequence ATGTCTATCTCGATCCCCCACTCGCTCAGGGAGAAGCTCCTCCGCAACGAGGTGGCCTCCACGCTAAGCGTCAAGCTGGTCAAGTCCGTCGAGCTCCCCATGATGGCCAAAACGGCCGGCTTCGACGGTATCCTCGTCGATATGGAGCACTCCTCGTTCGACCTTGAGACGACGTCCCAGCTCTGCATAGCCGCGCTGTACGCCGGCATCTCGCCCATCGTCCGCGCACCCAGCAAGGACCCGTTCTTCGTCTCGAGGatcctggacggcggcgcgctcgGCGTCATCGTGCCGCACATCCGCAGCGTCCAGGACGCGCGCGacgtcgtctcggccgccaaGTTCCAGCCGGTCGGCACCCGCTCGTCGACCAACGGGCTGCCCCACTTCCAGTTCCGCACGATCCCGGCAAAGGTCTCCAACCCGGTCACGAACGACGCAACGCTCGTCATCCCCATGATCGAGACgctcgaggccctggagCTCGTGGAGGAGATCGCCGCCGTGGAGGGCGTCGACTCCCTGCTCATCGGCACCAACGACctgacggccgagatggggATCCCGGGTGACTACGAAAACCCCAGGGTGACGGAGGCGTACCAGCGCACCATCGACGCCTGCAACAGGCACGGCAAGTGGGTTGGAGTAGGCGGTCTCCACTCGCGTCTGGACTTGGTCGAGAAGTTCTGCCAGATGGGCGCGCGCTGGGTCATGGCTGCCACGGATGGTCCTCTGCTCATCGCCGGTGCAACCAAGAGGGCTTCCGAGATGGCCAGCTTGAGTGCCAGGGCGACGGGGGCTAAGACCAACGGAGCCTCATAG